One region of Paralichthys olivaceus isolate ysfri-2021 chromosome 12, ASM2471397v2, whole genome shotgun sequence genomic DNA includes:
- the mocs3 gene encoding adenylyltransferase and sulfurtransferase MOCS3 yields the protein MSEELRGLKAQLREQERDIDALRKKLAQLEKRNTSALELHDKVTPLTPLKAKPALSNEDIMRYSRQLLLPELGVQGQLKLSRTSVLVVGCGGLGCPLAQYLAAAGIGRLGLLDYDQVELSNLHRQVLHGEENQGQAKALSAANAVRRLNSTVECVPYHLQLSPENALQLIQQYDIVADCSDNVPTRYLVNDACVLSGKPLVSASALRMEGQLTVYNYRGGPCYRCLYPVPPPPETVTNCSDGGVLGVVPGTMGCLQALEVMKIASGQGASCGQKLVMFDAQDARFRSIKLRPRQPGCAVCGEKPSVTKLVDYESFCGSAATDKCCKLRLLSGNQRITVQDYQSILDNAEPHLLLDVRPLVEVDICHLPFSLNIPLSSLEGREREHMQLLQERISQLKQQTSGDCRPPVYVICKLGNDSQKAVQLLEEMSGSEVDSITVKDISGGLMSWSKKIDPTFPQY from the exons atgaGTGAGGAGCTGCGCGGTTTGAAAGCTCAgctcagagagcaggagagagacatTGATGCTCTGAGGAAGAAACTGGCTCAGCTGGAGAAG AGAAACACCTCAGCACTGGAGCTGCATGACAAAGTGACGCCCCTCACCCCACTGAAAGCCAAACCTGCCCTGAGCAACGAGGACATCATGAGGTACAGCAGACAGCTCCTTCTGCCTGAGCTGGGTGTACAAG GTCAGCTGAAGTTATCCAGGACATCAGTGCTGGTTGTTGGCTGTGGAGGACTCGGCTGCCCCCTGGCACAGTACCTTGCAGCAGCAGGCATCG ggcGCCTGGGTCTGCTGGACTACGACCAGGTGGAGCTCAGTAACCTGCACAGACAGGTGCTGCACGGGGAGGAGAACCAGGGCCAGGCCAAGGCTCTGTCTGCTGCCAATGCAGTTCGAAG GTTGAACTCCACTGTCGAGTGTGTTCCCTACCACCTGCAGCTATCGCCGGAAAACGCCTTGCAACTCATTCAACA GTATGACATCGTGGCCGATTGCTCAGACAACGTCCCCACTCGATATCTGGTGAATGACGCCTGCGTCCTCAGTGGGAAACCTCTGGTGTCAGCAAGCGCCCTGAGAATGGAGGGACAG TTGACAGTATATAATTACCGTGGAGGCCCCTGCTACAGATGTCTGTACCCAGTGCCCCCTCCCCCAGAGACGGTAACCAACTGTTCTGACGGAGGAGTGCTAGGAGTGG TTCCAGGGACAATGGGCTGCTTGCAGGCTCTAGAAGTCATGAAGATCGCCTCTGGACAGGGCG CTTCCTGCGGCCAGAAGCTGGTGATGTTTGACGCTCAAGACGCCAGATTCAGGTCCATCAAGCTGCGGCCCAGGCAGCCTGGCTGCGCAGTGTGTGGAGAAAAGCCCAGTGTGACCAAGCTTGTGGACTATGAGAGCTTCTGTGGGTCGGCCGCCACAGATAAG TGCTGCAAACTCCGCCTCCTCTCCGGGAATCAGAGGATCACTGTACAG GATTATCAATCCATATTGGACAACGCTGAGCCTCATCTTTTGTTGGACGTGCGCCCTCTTGTGGAGGTGGACATTTGCCACCTACCCTTCTCTCTCA ACATCCCACTCTCCAGTCTAGAGGGGAGAGAGCGAGAACACATGCAGTTACTTCAGGAGAGAATCAGCCAGTTGAAGCAGCAGACGTCAGGTGACTGCCGGCCTCCAG TGTATGTGATCTGTAAGCTGGGTAACGACTCTCAGAAGGCGGTGCAGCTTCTGGAGGAGATGAGTGGATCTGAAGTGGACAGCATCACAGTGAAGGACATCAGCGGAGGCCTCATGTCCTGGTCAAAGAAAATAGACCCCACATTTCCACAGTATTGA